A window from Salvia miltiorrhiza cultivar Shanhuang (shh) chromosome 2, IMPLAD_Smil_shh, whole genome shotgun sequence encodes these proteins:
- the LOC131010148 gene encoding beta-amyrin 6-beta-monooxygenase-like: MEALTFPSYLLPLLLLPFSLYLFSIIRRKSSDDRKNLPPGSRGWPVVGENIKFALLGPEKFIKDRMEKHSPEVFQTSLLGERVATFCGAKGNKFLFTNGNKLVTSWWPQSMKKVLSFPEFVDSNLKVDSALKRTLHRDVFTPEALKRHVAVMDALAREHLERHWKPNSVVKVLGLSRKYTFELACRVFLSEVDPVRIQKLSDPFNMVSEGMISVPLDLPGTAYNRAIKGGKLVREELMRIIQERRKELMEKPERRDLLSKMLLLRDDDGRPLNEKQICNDIIGSLVASYDTTSSALTSVINYLAQLPHIYNQVFKEQMAIAESKGPNELLTWDDIEKMKYSWNVVRESMRLTPPAAGAFREATTEFSYAGFTIPKGWKTFWTVHSSHKNPDYFPEPERFDPSRFEGSGPPPYTFVPFGGGPRMCAGREYARLEMLVMMHNVVTRFKLEKVIPNEKINYHASPTPVYGLPLHLHPHKK; the protein is encoded by the exons ATGGAGGCCTTAACATTTCCTTCGTATCTTCTCCCTCTTCTCCTTctgcctttctctctctatctcttctcGATCATCCGGAGAAAGAGCTCCGATGATCGGAAAAACCTCCCTCCCGGCTCCCGGGGCTGGCCGGTTGTCGGAGAGAACATCAAGTTCGCCCTCTTAGGCCCCGAGAAATTCATCAAAGATAGAATGGAGAAACACTCTCCCGAGGTATTCCAAACTTCGTTGTTGGGAGAGAGAGTGGCCACATTCTGCGGCGCTAAAGGTAATAAGTTTCTCTTCACCAATGGGAACAAACTCGTCACTTCTTGGTGGCCACAATCAATGAAGAAAGTGTTGTCGTTTCCCGAATTCGTGGATAGTAATCTGAAGGTGGATTCCGCCTTGAAACGCACCCTGCACCGCGACGTCTTCACGCCGGAGGCCTTGAAGAGACACGTTGCGGTGATGGACGCGCTGGCGCGGGAGCATCTGGAGCGCCACTGGAAACCAAATTCAGTTGTGAAGGTTCTGGGCTTGTCGAGGAAGTACACCTTCGAGCTGGCGTGCAGAGTGTTTCTGAGCGAGGTTGACCCAGTGCGCATACAGAAGCTGTCGGATCCCTTCAACATGGTGAGCGAGGGGATGATCTCCGTGCCTCTGGATTTGCCCGGGACGGCCTACAACCGCGCCATCAAGGGAGGCAAGCTGGTGCGGGAGGAGCTGATGAGGATCATCCAGGAGCGGAGGAAGGAGTTGATGGAGAAGCCCGAGCGGCGGGACCTGCTGTCGAAGATGCTGCTGCTCAGGGATGATGATGGCCGCCCTTTGAATGAGAAGCAGATTTGTAATGACATAATTGGTTCGCTAGTGGCTAGCTACGATACAACCAGCTCTGCGCTAACAAGTGTCATCAATTATCTTGCTCAACTTCCCCACATTTACAATCAGGTCTTCAAAG AGCAAATGGCCATAGCAGAATCAAAAGGCCCCAATGAGCTGCTGACATGGGATGATATCGAGAAGATGAAGTACTCATGGAACGTCGTGCGTGAATCGATGAGGCTTACGCCTCCTGCGGCAGGAGCGTTCAGGGAAGCCACAACTGAATTCTCCTATGCAGGCTTCACCATTCCTAAAGGATGGAAG ACATTCTGGACGGTGCACTCGTCCCACAAGAATCCCGACTACTTCCCGGAGCCGGAGAGGTTTGATCCATCGCGGTTTGAGGGGAGTGGACCGCCACCTTACACGTTCGTTCCCTTTGGAGGAGGACCAAGAATGTGCGCCGGGAGAGAGTATGCTAGGCTTGAAATGTTGGTTATGATGCATAATGTGGTGACAAGGTTCAAACTTGAGAAGGTGATCCCAAATGAGAAGATAAATTACCATGCTTCGCCTACGCCAGTTTATGGCCTTCcacttcatcttcatcctcATAAGAAATAG